In Populus nigra chromosome 1, ddPopNigr1.1, whole genome shotgun sequence, one genomic interval encodes:
- the LOC133697866 gene encoding protein GRAVITROPIC IN THE LIGHT 1-like: MDSVKPSAVTPKKSKFARNVAKVIQLRAATGIAPVDGVQKVVSQEEVKHDKHHRKSAASRPQPFDINNNDEHKKSLALEALVAKMFASVSCVKAAYAQLQYSQSPYDADGIQAADQFVVSELKNLSELKQCYIKKQFDPSPETALVLADVQEQKSLSKTYEVMGKKLESQLRLKESEIMYLREKMEESNRQNRLLEKRLNKSGHLSMPDNLRLPGLSPSHFITVLLHTVKSIRSFVKLMIDEMKSTGWDLDAAAKCIVSDVAYRRADDKCFAFESFVSREMFDGFHLTNFSPQKESPPEKKNQQQLFFKRFVELKSTKATEYIAHKPKSKFANFCRAKYLQLIHPQMETSFFGNLSKRSLVNSGEFPDTNFFTTFAEMARRVWLLHCLAYSFDPEASIFQVRRGCRFSEVYMECVAEDALLSSENAPDVDPSVAFTVVPGFRIGKTVIQCRVYLSPLQAKVNRG, encoded by the coding sequence ATGGATTCTGTAAAACCATCCGCGGTGACTCCGAAGAAGAGTAAATTTGCACGCAACGTAGCCAAAGTTATTCAACTTCGAGCAGCAACTGGGATTGCTCCTGTTGATGGGGTTCAGAAAGTTGTGTCCCAAGAAGAGGTCAAGCATGATAAGCATCACCGTAAAAGTGCAGCTAGCCGGCCTCAGCcatttgatattaataataatgatgaacataaaaaaagtttggCCTTGGAAGCACTTGTTGCCAAAATGTTCGCTAGCGTTTCATGTGTTAAAGCTGCATATGCCCAGTTACAGTATTCTCAGTCTCCTTATGATGCTGATGGGATTCAAGCAGCTGATCAATTTGTAGTCTCGGAGTTGAAGAATCTGTCTGAGTTGAAGCAGTGCTATATAAAGAAACAGTTTGATCCTTCTCCTGAGACTGCTCTGGTTTTGGCTGACGTTCAGGAGCAGAAGAGTCTTTCAAAGACCTATGAGGTAATGGGGAAGAAATTGGAGTCTCAGTTAAGGCTCAAGGAGTCTGAAATCATGTATCTGAGAGAAAAAATGGAGGAATCTAATAGACAAAACCGATTACTTGAGAAGAGGTTAAATAAAAGTGGACATTTATCTATGCCTGACAATCTACGGCTACCAGGCTTAAGTCCCAGCCATTTCATTACTGTTCTTCTACACACAGTCAAGTCTATTCGAAGCTTTGTTAAGTTGATGATTGATGAGATGAAATCTACCGGCTGGGATCTAGATGCTGCAGCCAAATGTATTGTATCTGATGTGGCTTACCGGAGAGCAGATGATAAATGTTTTGCATTCGAAAGCTTCGTAAGCAGAGAGATGTTCGATGGTTTCCATTTGACTAATTTCTCTCCCCAAAAAGAATCTCCACCAGAGAAAAAGAATCAGCAACAGTTGTTTTTCAAGAGATTCGTTGAACTAAAATCAACGAAAGCAACCGAATACATTGCCCACAAGCCCAAATCAAAATTTGCCAATTTTTGTCGTGCCAAGTATTTGCAGCTTATTCACCCCCAGATGGAAACATCCTTTTTTGGCAACTTGAGTAAAAGAAGCCTCGTGAATTCAGGTGAATTTCCTGacactaatttttttaccaCATTTGCGGAAATGGCTAGGCGGGTCTGGCTTCTACATTGCCTGGCCTATTCTTTCGATCCTGAAGCCTCAATCTTCCAAGTCCGTAGAGGGTGTCGTTTCTCCGAAGTTTACATGGAATGTGTCGCCGAGGATGCACTTCTTTCTTCAGAAAATGCACCGGACGTCGATCCATCAGTTGCATTCACTGTAGTTCCTGGGTTCAGGATTGGTAAAACTGTTATTCAGTGCCGGGTGTATCTCTCTCCGCTACAGGCTAAGGTAAACCGTGGATAA
- the LOC133694140 gene encoding uncharacterized protein LOC133694140 → MGGGFRVLHLVRPFLSFLPEVQSADRKIPFREKVIYTVIALFIFLVCSQLPLYGIHSTTGADPFYWMRVILASNRGTVMELGITPIVTSGLVMQLLAGSKIIEVDNNVREDRALLNGAQKLLGILIAVGEAVAYVLSGMYGSVGQLGVGNAILIIIQLCFAGIIVICLDELLQKGYGLGSGISLFIATNICENIIWKAFSPTTINSGRGAEFEGAVIALFHLLITRTDKVRALREAFYRQNLPNVTNLLATVLIFLIVIYFQGFRVVLPVRSKNARGQQGSYPIKLFYTSNMPIILQSALVSNLYFISQLLYRRYSGNFLVNLLGKWKESEYSGGQFVPVGGLAYYITAPSSLADMAANPFHALFYFVFMLSACALFSKTWIEVSGSSAKDVAKQLKEQQMVMPGHRESNLQKELNRYIPTAAAFGGICIGALTVLADFMGAIGSGTGILLAVTIIYQYFETFEKEKASELGFFGF, encoded by the exons atggggGGTGGATTTAGGGTGCTTCACCTTGTCAGACCATTTCTCTCATTTCTTCCCGAAGTTCAGAGTGCTGACAGAAAAATCCCGTTTCGTGAGAAGGTCATATACACTGTGATtgctcttttcattttcttagtaTGCAGTCAACTCCCGTTGTATGGCATTCATTCAACAACCGGTGCGGATCCTTTCTATTGGATGCGTGTCATTCTTGCTTCGAACCGTGGTACTGTCATGGAACTTGGTATCACTCCAATTGTGACTTCTGGACTAGTGATGCAACTGCTTGCTGGTTCAAAGATCATTGAAGTGGACAACAACGTGCGTGAAGATCGTGCATTATT GAACGGTGCACAGAAGTTATTGGGTATCTTGATTGCTGTTGGTGAAGCGGTGGCGTATGTGCTCTCAGGGATGTATGGAAGTGTTGGCCAACTTGGAGTAGGAAATGCCATTCTTATAATCATTCAGCTTTGTTTTGCCGGGATCATTGTGATCTGTTTGGACGAACTTCTCCAGAAAGGATATGGTCTGGGCTCTGGAATTTCTCTTTTCATTGCAACCAATATCTG TGAAAATATTATCTGGAAAGCATTTAGTCCAACCACCATTAATAGTGGGCGAGGTGCTGAATTTGAAGGAGCTGTCATTGCTTTATTCCATCTTCTGATAACTCGAACGGACAAAGTTCGTGCTCtccgagaagcattttaccggCAGAATCTTCCAAATGTGACAAATCTGCTTGCTACAGTGCTAATCTTTCTCATTGTCATCTACTTCCAAGGGTTCCGTGTGGTTTTGCCTGTGAGGTCAAAGAATGCTCGTGGACAGCAGGGTTCATATCCAATCAAGTTGTTCTACACCTCAAACATGCCCATTATTTTGCAGTCTGCTCTTGTATCTAACCTTTACTTCATCTCTCAG TTGCTGTACAGGAGGTACAGTGGAAACTTCCTCGTGAATCTTTTGGGCAAATGGAAGGAATCTGAATATTCAGGTGGTCAGTTTGTCCCTGTTGGTGGCCTTGCATATTATATCACTGCGCCCTCAAG CTTAGCTGATATGGCAGCAAATCCTTTCCATGCACTTTTCTATTTCGTGTTTATGTTGTCAGCATGTGCCCTCTTCTCAAAAACTTGGATTGAAGTGTCTGGATCATCTGCCAAAGACGTGGCTAAGCAGCTCAAG GAGCAACAAATGGTTATGCCTGGGCATCGGGAGTCCAACTTACAAAAAGAGTTGAACCGTTACATACCCACTGCTGCAGCTTTTGGAGGTATTTGCATTGGGGCActgacagtgttggcagatttcATGGGAGCTATCGGATCAGGGACAGGAATACTACTTGCAGTTACGATCATTTATCAGTACTTTGAGACCTTTGAAAAGGAGAAGGCTAGTGAACTTGGTTTCTTTGGTTTCTAA